A single Halarcobacter anaerophilus DNA region contains:
- a CDS encoding TRAP transporter small permease subunit: MILNISNRLDAFIERIGQISSWFIFILVLQVSADVLFRYFFHISSIAEQELQWHILAIIAMIGSAYTFQQGEHVRVDLFYAHYSEKVKQWMDIIIPVFIIIPYSLFIIYLSSEYVMQSYITGEVSPDPGGLPYRYLVKSLIPIGFTLILIQGLAVLLKAVSKIKGEK; this comes from the coding sequence ATGATTTTAAATATTTCAAATAGACTTGATGCGTTCATAGAACGCATTGGTCAAATAAGTTCTTGGTTTATTTTTATTTTGGTTTTGCAAGTTTCGGCAGATGTACTTTTTAGATACTTTTTTCATATAAGTTCAATAGCCGAGCAAGAGTTACAATGGCATATTTTGGCAATAATTGCAATGATTGGTTCTGCTTATACATTTCAACAAGGTGAACATGTAAGAGTCGATCTCTTTTATGCCCACTATAGTGAAAAAGTAAAACAGTGGATGGATATTATCATCCCTGTTTTTATAATCATACCTTATTCACTTTTTATAATATATTTATCAAGCGAGTATGTAATGCAGTCTTATATAACAGGGGAAGTCTCTCCGGATCCTGGAGGTTTACCTTATAGATATTTAGTTAAATCCTTAATACCGATTGGATTTACACTTATTTTAATTCAAGGGTTGGCAGTTTTATTAAAAGCTGTATCTAAAATAAAAGGGGAAAAATAA
- a CDS encoding TRAP transporter large permease yields the protein MDPQILAIMMVVSLFALILVGVPVAFAIAGAGLFFGVMGVDLNLFNLLPSRIFGVLTNYTLLAIPLFVFMGILLEKSRLAEKMLDVLGLLSGKKPGGMAIAIIVVGILMGASTGIVGATVVTLTMIALPTLLKRNYSHSVSCGTICASGTLGQILPPSLVLILLADISGEAIGPLFAAALVPGLLLAVCYILYIILLSKFAPHHVPPIDEEERSLYSKKELWIEFFKSVAPPFLLIFAVLGSIIGGLAAPTEAASMGAIGALVIVFLSKRLSLEILKDTLYETMKVTGMIMFVLIASQVFGLSFRGLEGDYLVEDLFAAIPGGMWGAILFMMLVLFVLGFFLEWIEISYIVLPLVLPIFHALDINMIWLGILVALNLQSSFLTPPFGWSLFFLKGVAPKEIKTMDIYKGVLPFIVIQIIVIALVMVFPQIALWLPKAIGWM from the coding sequence ATGGATCCACAAATACTGGCAATCATGATGGTTGTATCCCTTTTTGCACTTATATTAGTAGGAGTTCCTGTTGCCTTTGCAATTGCAGGGGCAGGTCTGTTTTTTGGAGTTATGGGTGTAGATTTAAATCTATTTAATCTTTTGCCTTCAAGAATCTTTGGTGTACTTACAAATTATACTTTATTGGCTATACCGCTTTTTGTTTTTATGGGTATTTTATTGGAAAAATCCCGTTTAGCGGAAAAAATGCTTGATGTTTTAGGTCTATTATCAGGTAAAAAACCAGGCGGTATGGCTATTGCTATTATTGTAGTGGGTATTTTAATGGGTGCTTCAACAGGTATTGTAGGAGCTACGGTTGTAACCTTAACTATGATTGCCTTACCTACATTATTAAAAAGAAATTATAGTCATAGCGTTTCTTGCGGTACTATTTGTGCTTCGGGAACATTAGGACAGATTCTACCTCCTAGTTTGGTTTTAATTTTACTTGCAGATATTAGCGGTGAAGCCATAGGTCCTTTATTTGCCGCTGCATTAGTTCCGGGACTGTTACTTGCTGTTTGTTATATTTTATATATTATACTTTTAAGTAAATTTGCACCCCATCATGTACCGCCGATAGATGAAGAGGAGAGATCTTTATACTCAAAAAAAGAGTTATGGATAGAGTTTTTTAAATCTGTTGCACCGCCTTTTTTACTGATTTTCGCAGTATTAGGTTCAATAATAGGCGGACTTGCAGCTCCGACTGAAGCTGCATCAATGGGAGCAATCGGTGCTTTGGTAATAGTTTTTTTAAGTAAAAGATTAAGTTTAGAGATTTTAAAAGATACTTTATATGAAACTATGAAAGTTACGGGAATGATTATGTTTGTTCTTATAGCTTCTCAAGTTTTTGGCTTAAGTTTTAGGGGGCTAGAAGGGGATTATCTAGTTGAAGATTTATTTGCTGCAATACCTGGAGGAATGTGGGGTGCAATTTTATTTATGATGCTTGTTTTATTTGTTTTGGGATTTTTCTTAGAATGGATAGAGATATCATATATCGTACTTCCTCTCGTATTACCGATTTTTCATGCACTAGATATAAATATGATTTGGCTTGGAATTTTAGTTGCACTAAATCTTCAATCCTCCTTTTTGACCCCTCCTTTTGGTTGGTCACTGTTTTTCTTAAAAGGTGTAGCTCCAAAAGAGATTAAGACGATGGATATTTATAAAGGGGTACTACCGTTTATTGTGATTCAAATAATAGTAATTGCACTTGTAATGGTATTCCCGCAAATAGCACTTTGGTTACCCAAAGCAATAGGATGGATGTAA
- a CDS encoding gamma-glutamyltransferase family protein, giving the protein MNTLPLTQVSENVMVVSPHHKASDAGLEILKQGGNALEATIAVASSLAVHYPHMTGIGGDAFWLVYDPKEGVSFIESAGYSGFEVNIEKYKGLENIPFRGKLAANTAAGAVSAWHLAFEKSKNEWKGKLKPSQLVQEAVFSSLNGITVTKSLEQTLEEKKEELSVDKEFAQIYYSNAKTPKSGETLIQEKLGNTLKRLGENGFDDFYRGEVAKDIADDFSKKEGLLNIKDLQEHKASWQTPLKMKTSKANLYNASAPTQGVASLMILGLFDRWCEKLPKKDSSNHIHLLVEATKIAFRHRNKMDTSVSAQELQKWLEPEYLDKLSLEIDLEKAIPWGENAQAGDTTWFAVSDSEGRVVSAIQSIYHEFGSGFTLPKTGIVWQNRGCSFSLEPSHIQALKPRKKPFHTLNPAIALFDDGRVMAYGTMGGDGQPQTQAAVFSRYAYYEEDLQTCINNPRWLLGRTWGNSSQSLKIEARFNESIKDELIKKGHDVEILGALDSAVGHAGALVLYPSKKIEGAYDPRSDGKASSF; this is encoded by the coding sequence ATGAATACTTTACCTTTAACGCAAGTTTCAGAAAATGTAATGGTGGTTTCTCCTCACCATAAGGCCAGTGATGCCGGTCTTGAAATATTAAAACAAGGAGGGAATGCCCTTGAAGCAACAATCGCCGTAGCTTCATCTTTGGCAGTGCATTATCCTCATATGACGGGAATAGGAGGAGATGCTTTTTGGTTGGTTTATGACCCTAAAGAGGGAGTCAGTTTTATAGAATCAGCAGGTTATTCCGGATTTGAGGTTAATATAGAAAAATACAAAGGTTTAGAAAATATACCTTTTAGGGGAAAATTAGCTGCTAATACGGCTGCCGGTGCTGTTAGTGCTTGGCATTTAGCTTTTGAAAAAAGTAAAAATGAGTGGAAAGGGAAACTAAAACCTTCCCAGCTTGTACAAGAAGCCGTATTTTCAAGTTTAAATGGAATAACAGTTACAAAATCTTTAGAGCAGACCTTAGAAGAGAAAAAAGAAGAACTAAGTGTGGACAAAGAGTTTGCCCAAATTTATTATTCAAATGCTAAAACTCCTAAAAGCGGGGAAACTTTGATTCAAGAAAAACTAGGGAATACTCTAAAAAGACTTGGAGAAAACGGTTTTGATGATTTTTACAGAGGTGAAGTTGCAAAAGATATTGCAGACGATTTCTCAAAAAAAGAGGGCTTACTAAATATAAAAGATTTGCAAGAGCACAAAGCTTCATGGCAAACGCCTTTAAAAATGAAAACTTCAAAAGCAAATTTATATAATGCTTCTGCTCCAACACAAGGAGTTGCATCTCTTATGATTTTGGGACTTTTTGACAGATGGTGTGAAAAACTTCCAAAAAAAGACTCTTCAAATCATATTCATCTTCTGGTTGAGGCTACTAAAATAGCTTTTAGACACAGGAATAAAATGGATACAAGTGTAAGTGCACAAGAGCTTCAAAAATGGCTTGAACCTGAATATCTGGATAAATTAAGTTTGGAAATTGATTTGGAAAAAGCAATTCCTTGGGGTGAAAATGCACAAGCGGGAGATACTACTTGGTTTGCAGTTTCTGATTCTGAGGGAAGAGTCGTAAGTGCTATTCAAAGTATTTATCATGAGTTTGGAAGCGGCTTTACTTTGCCAAAAACAGGAATAGTCTGGCAGAATAGAGGATGCAGTTTTTCTTTGGAACCTTCTCATATTCAAGCTTTAAAACCTAGAAAAAAACCTTTTCATACTTTAAATCCTGCCATTGCTCTTTTTGATGATGGAAGAGTTATGGCTTACGGAACTATGGGTGGAGACGGACAACCTCAAACCCAAGCAGCAGTTTTTTCCAGATATGCTTATTATGAAGAGGATTTGCAAACTTGTATAAATAATCCAAGATGGCTTTTAGGAAGAACTTGGGGTAATTCATCACAAAGCTTAAAAATAGAAGCAAGATTTAATGAAAGTATAAAAGATGAATTAATAAAAAAAGGTCATGATGTTGAGATTTTAGGAGCTTTAGATTCGGCAGTCGGACATGCCGGTGCTTTAGTTTTATACCCTTCAAAAAAAATAGAGGGTGCTTATGATCCAAGAAGTGATGGAAAAGCTTCAAGCTTTTAA
- a CDS encoding sulfite exporter TauE/SafE family protein, which translates to MNELLVLVPILLVSGVVAGLLAGLLGIGGGIVIVPMLYHIFIYMKIDISIAMPLAIGTSLSTIVVTSIISARSHHKKGGIDWDLSKRWIPFVILGVFIGAFSSKFIDGNSLKFMFGILLLVVSLNMIISSFKSLVIAKSLPGKVGQSIFATLLGWFSSLLGIGGGTLMVPLLSLFSFPIHKAVSTASLFGLIISIPATAGYIIVGWNVENLPFASTGYINWIAFIILVPMTMFFAPYGVKLAYKLNVKQLKLAFAIFLACVGLKMILV; encoded by the coding sequence ATGAATGAGTTATTAGTTTTAGTGCCGATTTTACTTGTAAGTGGAGTCGTTGCAGGTTTACTTGCAGGTTTACTCGGTATTGGCGGAGGAATTGTAATAGTACCTATGCTTTACCATATTTTTATATACATGAAAATAGATATCTCTATTGCAATGCCTTTAGCCATAGGAACCTCTTTATCTACGATAGTCGTAACTTCGATAATCTCTGCAAGATCTCACCATAAAAAAGGCGGGATAGACTGGGATTTATCAAAAAGATGGATACCTTTTGTTATTCTAGGTGTATTTATAGGAGCTTTTTCATCAAAATTTATTGATGGAAATAGTTTAAAATTTATGTTTGGTATTTTACTTCTTGTTGTATCTTTAAATATGATAATAAGTAGTTTTAAAAGCCTTGTTATAGCAAAATCTCTTCCCGGAAAAGTGGGACAATCAATTTTTGCAACTTTGCTTGGGTGGTTTTCATCTTTGCTTGGAATAGGTGGAGGAACCTTAATGGTTCCTTTGCTTTCACTCTTTTCTTTTCCCATTCACAAAGCTGTTAGTACAGCTTCGCTTTTCGGACTTATTATAAGTATCCCCGCAACAGCAGGATATATAATAGTCGGTTGGAATGTAGAAAATCTTCCTTTTGCCTCAACGGGTTATATAAACTGGATTGCTTTTATTATTTTAGTTCCGATGACAATGTTTTTTGCTCCTTACGGGGTAAAACTTGCTTATAAACTAAATGTAAAGCAGCTAAAACTTGCTTTTGCAATCTTTTTAGCTTGTGTGGGATTAAAGATGATTCTTGTATAG